In Burkholderiaceae bacterium DAT-1, the genomic stretch CATATGTGACGAGCGGGGCGAGTAAAATCAGCAGGCTCCAGCCACTTCTGCCGGTATCATGAAGTCTTCTGACCTGAAGTGATAGGTTGGGAAGCGCATTTATGACAAAGAATGCTAGATTGAGTGTGCCCGATTCTATTTTTTTATTTAAGCTGAGTTGTTGATCAAACTTGGCAATAATCAAGCTAAAAATTACATTGAATATAAAGAATGACCAGAATTCTTTCTGGCTGCTTTTTCCTTTGAAGTCAAATATCCTGATATATGCGGAAACTACAAGTGGCATTGAATCCGGGTGAGTGGATGCTTTACTGGATGGGCGGGCGCTATGATGGTTGTCCGTGGAATTTGCTCTTTTAGGCGCTGCGATCTCGTGGCCGCAGGAAATACAGGTGTTACCAGATCGACTGGTTCGCTGAAGATAACCACATTTTTTGCAGGATAATTCCATTATTTCTCTTCATTTGTTGTAATCAGAAAATATCTTACATCAAATGATGCCTATCACTGATTGAGTTTATGTTTGCAGTATCTTACCTCGACGAAATAAGCATCAGTGCTGAACTGGTGCATCATCGTTAGCAAATTGTGTCCAACTTCCATGTATCATGCACCCCAATCACATATCCCGCCCGCACTGGCATGAACCCTTCCACCCCGCTTGATCCGCACCACGTCAGTAAACTCCTGTCCCGCCTAGAACAGTTCCTTCCGCCATCGCGTGGTGAAACTGACTGGAGCGCTTCGGCCTATCGCTGGCGAACATGGGCTGGGTTGGGGGCATCACTGGGATGGTTGCAGGCGGTATATCAGCCGCACCGGATTTCATTGGATGATCTGCAGAACGTAGATGCCCAGAAGGCCGAGTTGCTGCGTAATACCGAGCAATTTGTAGCAGGTCGGACAGCCAATAATGTATTGCTAACTGGCGCACGCGGTACGGGCAAAAGTTCGCTGGTGAAAGCCGTGTGGAACCAATGTGCGGCAAGCGGACTGCGACTGGTTGAGCTTGATCGCGACCATCTGGCGCAATTACCCGAGGTAATCGAGCGGCTGGCCGAGCGTCCGGAGCGCTATATTGTGTTCTGTGATGATCTGTCGTTCGAAGCGGGCGACCCCGGCTACAAAGCGCTGAAATCGGCGCTGGATGGGTCGATTTCGCAGCCGCCCGCCAATGTACTGGTATACGCGACCTCCAATCGCCGTCATCTGTTGCCCGAATATTTCTCAGAGAACGAGTCCGTCCGCCATGTAGATGGCGAAGGGCACCCCGCCGATGCGACGGAGGAGAAAATCAGTCTGTCGGAACGATTTGGTCTGTGGTTGAGTTTCTATCCATTTAGTCAGGACGACTATCTGCGTGCGGTGAAGTACTGGCTGACCTACTTAAGTGGCCCGCAATGGAACGACATGATTGAACGCGATGCACTGAACTGGGCGTTGGCGCGTGGATCGCGTTCGGGGCGTGTGGCCTGGCAATTTGCACGTGATGCGTCAGGTCGAGCGACGGACGTATCCGGAAAGTAAGCGAAGATGAATGAACCCGTCAAAATCACCCATGTTTCTGCCGGTATCCTGATTCGACCCGATGGCACTTTTCTGCTGG encodes the following:
- a CDS encoding DUF805 domain-containing protein; its protein translation is MELSCKKCGYLQRTSRSGNTCISCGHEIAAPKRANSTDNHHSARPSSKASTHPDSMPLVVSAYIRIFDFKGKSSQKEFWSFFIFNVIFSLIIAKFDQQLSLNKKIESGTLNLAFFVINALPNLSLQVRRLHDTGRSGWSLLILLAPLVTYAGMSVFTLLLKHFSPSSTIAFLDPSNIQALIIIGLVALYSVIRLLHCFLQPSLDAEVSLSTNQSSALDEACVPTESKEKKPDLSIDILLSFFIPLVGITIGPFALLRGQYRRGLVMLLSGISGWLLFQFIKYYFLLSRQ
- a CDS encoding ATP-binding protein gives rise to the protein MNPSTPLDPHHVSKLLSRLEQFLPPSRGETDWSASAYRWRTWAGLGASLGWLQAVYQPHRISLDDLQNVDAQKAELLRNTEQFVAGRTANNVLLTGARGTGKSSLVKAVWNQCAASGLRLVELDRDHLAQLPEVIERLAERPERYIVFCDDLSFEAGDPGYKALKSALDGSISQPPANVLVYATSNRRHLLPEYFSENESVRHVDGEGHPADATEEKISLSERFGLWLSFYPFSQDDYLRAVKYWLTYLSGPQWNDMIERDALNWALARGSRSGRVAWQFARDASGRATDVSGK